The Equus asinus isolate D_3611 breed Donkey chromosome 15, EquAss-T2T_v2, whole genome shotgun sequence genome includes a window with the following:
- the DEFB116 gene encoding beta-defensin 116: protein MSVMKSYLMTISILLMLVHKTPGGLFKSNYGKSQEPWNPCQLYQGMCRNTCRKQEIQYFTCLNEQKCCLKFPAKTASSNHAKEDYNSASN from the exons ATGTCAGTCATGAAGTCCTATTTAATGACCATTTCCATCCTTCTGATGCTGGTTCATAAGACTCCAG GTGGCCTGTTCAAATCCAACTATGGCAAGAGCCAAGAGCCTTGGAATCCATGCCAGCTTTACCAAGGCATGTGCAGAAACACCTGCAGAAAACAGGAAATTCAATACTTTACCTGCCTAAATGAACAAAAGTGCTGCCTGAAATTTCCTGCAAAAACAGCCAGTTCTAACCACGCGAAGGAGGATTACAACTCTGCCTCCAACTAG